In Chitinophaga oryzae, the sequence CGTCGGCTTCCATGGCTTTGAGTACGTCCATGGTCTGGTAAGCGATGCTTTCCAGTGCAGCGCGGGCAATGTGGGAGGCGTTGGTGCCGCGGGTCATGCCTACGAGCGTGCCACGGGCGTGCTGGTCCCAGTAAGGAGCGCCCAGTCCGGCGAAGGCAGGCACCAGGTATACGCCGTCGTTCTGCGCAGCTCTGGCAGCCAGCGCTTCCACTTCAGAAGAAGAGCGGATGATGCCCAGGCCGTCACGCAGCCACTGCACGATGGCGCCGGCAATGAAGATGCTGCCTTCGAGGGCATAATGTGTCTGGCCATTCACTTTCCAGGCCACGGTGGTCAGCAGGTTGTTTTTGCTGAGGATGGGTTTGGGCCCGATGTTCATCAGCATAAAACAGCCGGTGCCATAGGTGTTTTTTACCATGCCCGGTTCGGTGCACATCTGCCCGAACAAGGCGGCATGCTGGTCGCCGGCCATACCGGAGATGGGTATTTGTTCTGCGAAAACGCCGGGAGCGGTATGACCGCATACTTCGCTGGACTCTTTCACTTCCGGCAGCATGGAAACGGGAATGTCCAGCAGTGCCAGCAGTTCTTCGTCCCACTGTTGTGTGTGGATGTTGAACAGCATGGTGCGCGAGGCGTTGGTGATATCGGTAGCGTGAACGGCGCCATGGGTAAGGTTCCATACCAGCCAGGCGTCTACGGTGCCGAAAGCGAGTTTGCCTGCGGCAGCTCTTTCACGGGCGCCGCTGACGTTGTCCAGTATCCATTTTACTTTGGTACCGGAGAAATAGGCGTCTATCACGAGACCGGTTTTGGCCCGGATCAGTTCCTCCTTGCCGCTGGCTTTGAGCGTGTCACAGAAAGCAGCTGTACGGCGGTCCTGCCATACAATGGCGTTGTGCACCGGCTTGCCGGTTTCCCGGTCCCATACGATGGTGGTTTCCCGCTGGTTGGTGATACCGATGGCGGCGATGTTGCCGCCTTCAAGACCTACTTTGGCCATAGCTTCGGTGGCTACGCCTATCTGGCTGCTCCATATTTCCGCCGGGTCATGTTCTACCCATCCCGGTGCGGGAAACAGCTGTGTGAATTCCTTTTGCGCTACAGAAATAATGGCTCCTGTTTTGTCAAAGATGATGGCTCTTGAGCTGGTAGTGCCCTGATCCAGCGCCATTACGTATTTGGTCATGTTTTTCTTTTTCTGCGTGGATAATTTAATTCGCTATAGTTGACAGTGGAATTACGATGGTTGTTAAGCGCCTACAGGTAACTGTTCCCGTGTGCGGACGTTTTTCAGCAGGTAGTTCGCTGCCACCGCGTTGAACGCTTTAACCTGTTGTTGTTGCCAGGCTTCGTCTTTGCCCAGTTCGGCGGCCATCAGCGCGGCTACTTCCGGCGCCATGTCGATGGCTGCCTGTGCATCGAGGAAGAGTGCCCTTGTTCTTCTGGCGAGGGTGTCTTCCACCGTGCGCGCCATCTCCTGTCTTACCGCCCAGATCACCTGTGCTTTGATATAAGGCAGTCTCGGGTGCAGCGGTTTAGCCAGTTCCGGTTGTTTGGAGGCGAGGGCCTGCACCTGTGCTGCGTCGCTGCCGTATACGTCCAGCGGCGCCTGCGCCATAGGCTGCTTCTGATAACCGTGGATACGCAGTCCTTTCGTGTTGCATTTGGCCGGGGTGATGGTACCCTGGCGGATCGCTTCGTCCACCGTGTCTTCCGCCATTTTACGGAAGGTGGTCCATTTGCCGCCGGTGATGGTGATCAGGCCGGAAGGGGCGACCATGATCTTATGGCTGCGGGATATTTCCTTGGTGCTGCCGGTATCTTTCTGCGGTGCTGCCAGCGGCCGCAGGCCTGCGAATACGCTGAGGACATCTGCGCGTGTAGGCGTGCGCGTGAGATACTGGGCGGCGGTGGCGAGGATAAAGTCAATTTCCTGTTCCAGCGCTACCGGCTCCATGCTGTGTGCTTCCAGCGGTGTGTCGGTAGTGCC encodes:
- the glpK gene encoding glycerol kinase GlpK, whose protein sequence is MTKYVMALDQGTTSSRAIIFDKTGAIISVAQKEFTQLFPAPGWVEHDPAEIWSSQIGVATEAMAKVGLEGGNIAAIGITNQRETTIVWDRETGKPVHNAIVWQDRRTAAFCDTLKASGKEELIRAKTGLVIDAYFSGTKVKWILDNVSGARERAAAGKLAFGTVDAWLVWNLTHGAVHATDITNASRTMLFNIHTQQWDEELLALLDIPVSMLPEVKESSEVCGHTAPGVFAEQIPISGMAGDQHAALFGQMCTEPGMVKNTYGTGCFMLMNIGPKPILSKNNLLTTVAWKVNGQTHYALEGSIFIAGAIVQWLRDGLGIIRSSSEVEALAARAAQNDGVYLVPAFAGLGAPYWDQHARGTLVGMTRGTNASHIARAALESIAYQTMDVLKAMEADAGISIQELRVDGGATGNNLLMQFQADILQARVVRPGITETTALGAAYLAGLATGYWRNIEEIRSQWQMEKTFVPNLEQQHRETWISGWHKAVDAARHWAQQ